From a single Streptomyces sp. 1331.2 genomic region:
- a CDS encoding multicopper oxidase family protein — protein sequence MARTEDTDVYRLDILPADLELQAGVRTPCLTFGGSFVGPTIRAREGRRVLVTYRNRLPETANVHLHGGHVPADSDGHPMQVIDPGAERRYEYPNRQPGATLWYHDHSHHLEAEHVYRGMHGFYLIEGEDESRLRLPSGEYDVPIAIRDAQFDPNGGLVHGDPAARNVILVNGRSKPWFPVAARKYRLRVLNSSTLRYLKLNFGSLPVHQIGSDGGLLPAPVDRTGTDFPLAAGERLDLVVDFSGLAVGSKAMLTNQGQFTGDDRIEPVLCFTVDRRERDRSRLPGTLRPLPDLPPATVHRELTLSFDLNGTPVGLVNGLPFDADRVDQRIRRGTTEIWTVTNGDTATKYGPIQHSFHLHLTEFRVLDRDGRPPLPGDIGRKDTVPVPPGTSVRLQATFDDYLGRYMYHCHMLEHSSAGMMGQMEIVD from the coding sequence GTGGCCCGGACCGAGGACACCGACGTCTACCGGCTCGACATCCTGCCCGCCGACCTGGAACTGCAAGCCGGCGTCCGGACCCCGTGCCTGACCTTCGGCGGCAGCTTCGTCGGCCCGACCATCCGGGCCAGGGAGGGCCGCCGCGTCCTGGTCACCTACCGGAACAGGCTGCCCGAGACCGCCAATGTGCACCTGCACGGCGGCCACGTCCCGGCCGACAGCGACGGCCACCCGATGCAGGTCATCGACCCGGGGGCCGAACGGCGCTACGAGTACCCGAACCGGCAGCCCGGAGCCACCCTCTGGTACCACGACCACAGCCACCACCTGGAGGCCGAGCACGTCTACCGCGGCATGCACGGCTTCTACCTCATCGAGGGCGAGGACGAGAGCCGGCTGCGCCTGCCGAGCGGCGAGTACGACGTCCCGATCGCCATCCGCGACGCGCAGTTCGACCCGAACGGCGGCCTGGTGCACGGGGATCCGGCGGCACGGAACGTCATCCTGGTCAACGGCCGCTCGAAGCCGTGGTTCCCGGTGGCCGCGCGCAAGTACCGCCTCCGGGTGCTGAACAGCTCCACCCTGCGGTACCTGAAGCTCAACTTCGGTTCCCTGCCCGTCCACCAGATCGGTTCGGACGGCGGCCTGCTGCCCGCGCCCGTCGACCGCACCGGGACGGACTTCCCGCTCGCCGCCGGCGAACGGCTGGACCTGGTGGTGGACTTCTCCGGGCTGGCCGTCGGCAGCAAGGCGATGCTCACCAACCAGGGCCAGTTCACCGGCGACGACCGGATCGAGCCGGTGCTCTGCTTCACGGTGGACCGCAGGGAGCGCGACCGCAGCCGGCTGCCCGGCACGCTGCGCCCGCTGCCCGACCTGCCGCCGGCCACCGTCCACCGCGAGCTGACGCTCTCCTTCGACCTGAACGGCACGCCGGTCGGCCTGGTCAACGGCCTGCCGTTCGACGCGGACCGGGTCGACCAGCGGATCCGGCGCGGCACCACCGAGATCTGGACGGTCACCAACGGCGACACCGCCACCAAGTACGGGCCGATCCAGCACTCGTTCCACCTGCACCTGACCGAGTTCCGGGTGCTCGACCGGGACGGCAGGCCGCCGCTGCCCGGCGACATCGGCCGGAAGGACACCGTGCCGGTCCCGCCCGGCACCTCCGTGCGCCTCCAGGCGACCTTCGACGACTACCTCGGGCGCTACATGTACCACTGCCACATGCTGGAGCACTCCTCGGCGGGCATGATGGGCCAGATGGAGATCGTCGACTGA
- a CDS encoding YciI family protein — MKYLLVMHMDSALWDGLSVDEQQEVHAGHGDFMKLIKESGELVTTHALAVPEQSTTVRVRDDTPVRTDGPYLAGPAFVCGFYLVDVETRERAIELAGLIPDARHTGVEVRQVMFDQGLEM, encoded by the coding sequence ATGAAGTACCTGCTCGTGATGCACATGGACTCGGCGCTGTGGGACGGCCTGTCCGTGGACGAGCAGCAGGAGGTCCACGCGGGCCACGGCGACTTCATGAAGCTCATCAAGGAGTCCGGCGAACTCGTCACCACGCACGCGCTGGCGGTGCCGGAACAGTCCACGACCGTCCGGGTCCGCGACGACACCCCGGTGCGCACCGACGGCCCGTACCTGGCCGGCCCGGCCTTCGTCTGCGGCTTCTACCTGGTCGACGTCGAGACCAGGGAGCGGGCGATCGAGCTGGCCGGGCTGATCCCGGATGCCCGGCACACCGGGGTCGAGGTCCGTCAGGTGATGTTCGACCAGGGCCTGGAGATGTGA
- a CDS encoding DUF2306 domain-containing protein, whose translation MTQNTEPSGALATGPGRARPAKAAAARPSWWQSPWVAALAVLVVFNLLYAFPRYLTGGPGQARIPLDPSFPAHYAVLVGHVVFGNISLVTVFLQVLPWIRRHYPRVHRVSGRVYIFAGALPGGLLALVLLPYSTAPSGQIGLAMMGVLWLLTTMLGLRAALQRRFVDHRRWMVYSFAMALGTSWGRVVVELMAHIPGFKVDLPTLLDVANWAGWVLNLLVAHWWLERTGPRAAHLVR comes from the coding sequence GTGACACAGAACACGGAGCCGTCCGGGGCGCTGGCCACCGGACCGGGGCGCGCGAGACCCGCCAAGGCGGCTGCGGCCCGGCCGAGTTGGTGGCAGAGCCCATGGGTGGCGGCACTGGCCGTCCTCGTGGTGTTCAACCTCCTGTACGCCTTCCCCCGCTACCTGACCGGCGGGCCGGGACAGGCCCGGATCCCGCTCGACCCCTCCTTCCCGGCGCACTACGCGGTCCTGGTGGGGCACGTCGTCTTCGGCAACATCTCGCTGGTGACGGTCTTCCTCCAGGTCCTCCCGTGGATCCGCCGCCACTACCCCCGGGTGCACCGGGTGAGCGGCCGGGTGTACATCTTCGCCGGGGCGCTGCCGGGCGGGCTGCTGGCCCTGGTGCTGCTGCCGTACTCCACGGCGCCGAGCGGCCAGATCGGGCTGGCGATGATGGGCGTGCTCTGGCTGCTCACCACCATGCTCGGGCTCAGGGCCGCGCTGCAGCGCCGGTTCGTCGACCACCGCCGCTGGATGGTCTACAGCTTCGCGATGGCCCTCGGCACCAGCTGGGGCCGGGTGGTGGTCGAGCTGATGGCGCACATCCCGGGCTTCAAGGTCGACCTGCCGACCCTGCTCGACGTGGCCAACTGGGCGGGCTGGGTGCTCAATCTGCTGGTCGCCCACTGGTGGCTGGAGCGGACCGGACCCCGGGCGGCCCACCTGGTGCGCTGA
- a CDS encoding SDR family oxidoreductase, whose protein sequence is MLEDKVVVVSGVGPGLGRSIALRAAQSGADVVLAARTESRIAEIAREVEATGRRALAVPTDITDDESAAALVKAATDAFGRVDALVNNAFAVPPLVDLGEVDFADVRAGFETNVYAALRLTRLFSPALAEHRGSVVMINSAVIRHSKRLFGSYKMSKAALLSLAQSLATELGPQGIRVNTVAPGYIWADALREGFGQWAKQREVTVQDIYDEVAATLDLGRLPEPDEVADSVLFLLSPLSRAVTGHCLDVNAGEYHH, encoded by the coding sequence ATGCTTGAGGACAAGGTCGTCGTGGTCTCGGGGGTCGGCCCCGGTCTGGGGCGGTCGATCGCCCTGCGCGCCGCACAGTCCGGGGCGGACGTGGTGCTCGCCGCCCGGACCGAGTCCCGGATCGCGGAGATCGCCCGCGAGGTCGAGGCCACCGGGCGCCGGGCGCTGGCGGTGCCGACCGACATCACCGACGACGAGTCGGCCGCCGCGCTGGTCAAGGCCGCGACGGACGCCTTCGGCCGGGTCGACGCCCTGGTCAACAACGCCTTCGCGGTGCCCCCGTTGGTCGACCTCGGCGAGGTCGACTTCGCGGACGTCCGCGCCGGCTTCGAGACCAACGTCTACGCGGCGCTGCGGCTCACCCGGCTCTTCTCCCCCGCGCTGGCCGAGCACCGGGGATCGGTCGTCATGATCAACTCGGCGGTGATCCGGCACTCCAAGCGGCTGTTCGGCAGCTACAAGATGAGCAAGGCCGCCCTGCTGTCGCTGGCCCAGAGCCTGGCCACCGAGCTCGGCCCGCAGGGGATCCGGGTGAACACCGTGGCCCCCGGCTACATCTGGGCGGACGCGCTGCGCGAGGGCTTCGGCCAGTGGGCGAAGCAGCGCGAGGTCACCGTGCAGGACATCTACGACGAGGTCGCGGCCACCCTCGACCTGGGCCGGCTGCCCGAGCCGGACGAGGTCGCCGACTCCGTGCTGTTCCTGCTCTCCCCGCTCTCCCGGGCCGTCACCGGCCACTGCCTGGACGTCAACGCCGGCGAGTACCACCACTGA
- a CDS encoding FAD-binding oxidoreductase — protein sequence MTDTTVDPTGPVVITPGDPRYENLVQGYNHRFVGRPDQVRLVTSTEDVVAAVDEAVAAGRRIAVRSGGHCFEDFTASPDVQVLLDVSQLNRISYDPGRRAIEVGSGALLGDVYRTLFKRWGVTIPAGTCLDVGVGGHIAAGGYGPLSRRDGLVVDHLHAVEVVVVDESGRARAVVATADPEDPHRDLWWAHTGGGGGNFGVVTRYWLRTPGADSADPAELLPRAPARVWKRLVMWPWAEMTEQALTTLLRNYCTWYEQNEAVSPAAGLWSNLIVTHRNSEAFGMVVVIDQEGPEAEKVLAEHYESVTAGVGVEPSVHTVEVVPWLSSWLPSYSFPNDPKGRYKDKAAYLRKGFTDHQLAVIWRYLSDPAHSNPTSCLVVAGFGGKVNTVPSDATATAQRDSILKVLYGGGVWQSADQDEACIAWVREFYREVHAGTGGVPVCDGRTDGAYIGYPDSDLADPAWNTSGVPWSALYYGANYPRLQQVKHTYDARNVFRHALSIQPPYEQPDLLEDQDA from the coding sequence ATGACCGACACGACCGTTGACCCGACCGGCCCGGTGGTGATCACGCCCGGGGACCCGAGGTACGAGAACCTCGTCCAGGGCTACAACCACCGCTTCGTCGGACGACCCGACCAGGTGCGCCTGGTGACCAGTACCGAGGACGTGGTGGCCGCCGTCGACGAGGCGGTGGCGGCCGGCCGGCGGATCGCGGTCCGCAGCGGCGGGCACTGCTTCGAGGACTTCACCGCCTCCCCGGACGTCCAAGTGCTGCTGGACGTCTCCCAGTTGAACCGCATCTCCTACGATCCCGGGCGCCGCGCCATCGAGGTCGGCTCCGGCGCCCTGCTCGGGGACGTCTACCGGACGCTCTTCAAGCGCTGGGGCGTGACGATCCCCGCCGGCACCTGCCTGGACGTCGGTGTCGGCGGGCACATCGCGGCCGGCGGCTACGGCCCCCTCTCGCGCCGTGACGGCCTCGTCGTCGACCACCTCCACGCCGTCGAGGTGGTGGTCGTCGACGAGTCCGGCCGGGCGCGGGCGGTGGTGGCGACCGCCGACCCCGAGGACCCGCACCGCGACCTCTGGTGGGCCCACACCGGCGGCGGCGGCGGCAACTTCGGCGTGGTCACCCGGTACTGGCTGCGCACCCCGGGGGCCGACTCCGCCGACCCGGCCGAGCTGCTGCCCAGGGCCCCGGCCCGGGTGTGGAAGCGGCTGGTGATGTGGCCCTGGGCGGAGATGACCGAGCAGGCCCTGACCACCCTGCTGCGCAACTACTGCACCTGGTACGAGCAGAACGAGGCCGTCTCGCCGGCGGCCGGCCTGTGGAGCAACCTGATCGTCACCCACCGCAACTCCGAGGCCTTCGGCATGGTCGTGGTGATCGACCAGGAAGGGCCGGAGGCCGAGAAGGTGCTGGCCGAGCACTACGAGTCGGTCACCGCCGGGGTCGGCGTGGAGCCGTCGGTGCACACCGTCGAGGTCGTCCCCTGGCTGAGCTCCTGGCTGCCCTCGTACAGCTTCCCGAACGACCCCAAGGGCCGCTACAAGGACAAGGCCGCCTACCTGCGCAAGGGCTTCACCGATCACCAACTCGCGGTGATCTGGCGGTACCTGAGCGACCCGGCGCACAGCAACCCGACGTCCTGCCTGGTGGTCGCCGGCTTCGGCGGGAAGGTCAACACCGTCCCCTCCGACGCCACCGCCACCGCCCAGCGGGACTCGATCCTCAAGGTGCTCTACGGCGGCGGGGTCTGGCAGTCCGCCGACCAGGACGAGGCCTGCATCGCCTGGGTCCGGGAGTTCTACCGCGAGGTGCACGCCGGGACGGGCGGCGTCCCCGTCTGCGACGGGCGCACCGACGGCGCCTACATCGGCTACCCCGACAGCGACCTGGCCGACCCGGCCTGGAACACCTCCGGGGTGCCCTGGTCGGCGCTCTACTACGGCGCCAACTACCCGCGCCTGCAGCAGGTCAAGCACACGTACGACGCCCGGAACGTGTTCCGCCACGCACTGTCGATCCAACCACCTTACGAACAGCCGGACTTGCTGGAGGATCAGGATGCTTGA
- a CDS encoding LLM class flavin-dependent oxidoreductase yields the protein MSTLSEDPDLVKFVYWDNLTYAPPGSRAPEEWDPKLGAKLYESYLDHCVEAERLGYAGLSVPEHFGPSSLSPHPNVMLAALAARTTRARLVSGVNLALLHHPLHLAEQFNMIDVLSGGRLEIGLGRRGDRALFEKNVDIIDGAVNRIDHPVAPADLTPTTSAFLQEAEVAKVTVWPRPVQPQVPLWVAAETDESLATAARRGWNVFTGLNLDPAAGGMSKISVEEMVARLHRYFEVGKEHGHELSMANTAASCFTVIADTDREAAELVRDGFMSHVSAAGGFLARMAGAAPDDSPLEQLAKEGDTGVQGVFEAPADSYLRNPFALVGSVETVRAKLDALVAGGFRRFVLLCGGVGNAHELGWQSATAMARDVAPELFAKTAALAPTAE from the coding sequence ATGAGCACACTCTCCGAGGACCCGGACCTCGTCAAGTTCGTCTACTGGGACAACCTCACCTACGCGCCGCCCGGATCCCGCGCGCCCGAGGAGTGGGACCCCAAGCTCGGGGCCAAGCTCTACGAGAGCTACCTCGACCACTGCGTCGAGGCCGAACGCCTCGGCTACGCCGGACTCAGCGTGCCGGAGCACTTCGGCCCGTCCTCGCTGTCCCCGCACCCGAACGTCATGCTGGCCGCGCTCGCCGCGCGGACGACCCGGGCCCGGCTCGTCTCCGGCGTCAACCTCGCCCTGCTGCACCACCCGCTCCACCTCGCCGAGCAGTTCAACATGATCGACGTGCTCTCCGGCGGCCGGCTGGAGATCGGCCTCGGCCGGCGCGGGGACCGTGCCCTCTTCGAGAAGAACGTTGACATCATCGACGGCGCCGTCAACCGGATCGACCACCCGGTCGCGCCGGCCGACCTCACGCCCACCACGTCGGCCTTCCTCCAGGAGGCCGAGGTCGCCAAGGTCACCGTCTGGCCCCGGCCGGTCCAGCCGCAGGTGCCGCTCTGGGTGGCGGCGGAGACCGACGAGTCGCTGGCGACCGCGGCCCGCCGCGGCTGGAACGTCTTCACCGGGCTGAACCTCGACCCGGCCGCGGGCGGCATGTCCAAGATCAGCGTGGAGGAGATGGTCGCCCGCCTGCACCGCTACTTCGAGGTCGGCAAGGAGCACGGCCACGAGCTGTCCATGGCCAACACCGCGGCCAGCTGCTTCACCGTGATCGCCGACACCGACCGCGAGGCCGCCGAGCTGGTGCGCGACGGTTTCATGTCGCACGTCTCCGCCGCCGGCGGCTTCCTGGCCCGGATGGCCGGGGCCGCACCCGACGACAGCCCGCTGGAGCAGCTGGCGAAGGAGGGCGACACCGGCGTGCAAGGCGTGTTCGAGGCGCCCGCGGACTCCTACCTGCGCAACCCCTTCGCCCTGGTCGGATCGGTCGAGACGGTCCGGGCCAAGCTGGACGCCCTGGTGGCCGGCGGCTTCCGGCGCTTCGTGCTGCTCTGCGGCGGGGTCGGCAACGCCCACGAGCTCGGCTGGCAGTCCGCCACCGCGATGGCCCGCGACGTGGCGCCCGAGCTGTTCGCCAAGACGGCCGCCCTCGCCCCGACGGCCGAGTAG
- a CDS encoding class I SAM-dependent methyltransferase, with amino-acid sequence MTSDVDADGRFRAAVERLRVPGMGTEVVAPLLSQLVHLLRPRRVLEVGMGYTTPFLAKALAEAEELAEAEAAALVRKTQPYLAKGWELDEAWIDSEPALLLPAAYHEPYRPRFVAIDDLSDPDSSAGRVTEALAGLGLAERVTVVNSDMRGAVGRLPAEFRPIDFAWVDAWDCLYFFENFWELIDPDGGIVVMHYLMTYPEGEAILEYIADTQRLKPGEFEVLNLLESRKLRQNSMTVLRRTAGSRPRQYSDTGQRPRLGGQVRADAVALARSLERPDAPDAPDAS; translated from the coding sequence ATGACGTCTGACGTGGACGCCGACGGGCGGTTCCGGGCCGCGGTGGAGCGGCTGCGGGTCCCGGGCATGGGCACCGAGGTGGTGGCGCCGCTGCTCTCCCAGCTGGTCCACCTGCTGCGGCCGCGCCGGGTGCTGGAGGTCGGGATGGGGTACACGACCCCGTTCCTGGCGAAGGCGCTGGCGGAGGCGGAGGAGCTGGCCGAGGCCGAGGCCGCCGCGCTGGTCCGCAAGACCCAGCCGTACCTCGCCAAGGGCTGGGAGCTGGACGAGGCGTGGATCGACAGCGAGCCCGCGCTGCTGCTGCCGGCCGCCTACCACGAGCCGTACCGGCCCCGGTTCGTGGCGATCGACGACCTCTCCGACCCCGACTCCTCGGCGGGCCGGGTGACCGAGGCGCTGGCCGGACTCGGCCTCGCCGAGCGCGTCACCGTCGTCAACTCCGACATGCGCGGGGCCGTCGGGCGGCTGCCCGCCGAGTTCCGGCCGATCGACTTCGCCTGGGTGGACGCCTGGGACTGCCTCTACTTCTTCGAGAACTTCTGGGAGTTGATCGACCCGGACGGCGGGATCGTGGTCATGCACTACCTGATGACCTACCCCGAGGGCGAGGCGATCCTGGAGTACATCGCCGACACCCAGCGGCTGAAGCCCGGCGAGTTCGAGGTGCTGAACCTGCTGGAGAGCCGCAAGCTCCGGCAGAACAGCATGACCGTGCTGCGGCGCACCGCCGGCAGCCGGCCCCGGCAGTACTCCGACACCGGCCAACGGCCCCGGCTCGGCGGGCAGGTGCGCGCGGACGCCGTCGCGCTGGCCCGCTCCCTGGAGCGACCCGACGCACCGGACGCACCGGACGCCTCCTGA
- the hppD gene encoding 4-hydroxyphenylpyruvate dioxygenase gives MSLDASQATTFGDMILDHIACYVADLAAATDWLVGGYGFEVYAASPPQSRELRSVALGRNGIRVLLSQPLVGDHPGAAYVEKHGDGVADIALRVPDAAAAFATAVRRGARPVSAPVAHDGLVTATIMGVGDIAHTFVERPAGGDDRLLPGLSPTGTGPTEPDCGLLEVDHFAICVEPSQIDPAITFYREVLDFEPTFTEHIEVDGQVMITKVVQSGTVTLTLIAPDQSKVSGHLDSFLKDHGGAGVQHIAFTTDDIVRSVGGIAARGVEFLGTPQAYYRLLPSRLTPLRHAAPELERLNILIDEDHDGQLFQIFTRSVHPRNTLFLEIIERMGARTFGSGNIKALYEAVEHNQGRGGRDDV, from the coding sequence ATGAGCCTTGACGCGAGTCAGGCGACGACCTTCGGCGACATGATCCTCGACCACATCGCGTGCTACGTGGCCGACCTGGCGGCCGCCACCGACTGGCTGGTCGGCGGCTACGGCTTCGAGGTGTACGCGGCCTCGCCCCCGCAGTCGCGCGAGCTGCGCTCGGTGGCACTGGGCCGCAACGGCATCCGGGTGCTGCTCAGCCAGCCCCTGGTGGGCGACCACCCGGGGGCGGCCTACGTCGAGAAGCACGGCGACGGGGTCGCCGACATCGCGCTGCGCGTCCCGGACGCCGCCGCGGCCTTCGCGACGGCCGTCCGGCGCGGCGCCCGGCCGGTCTCGGCGCCGGTCGCGCACGACGGGCTGGTCACCGCCACCATCATGGGCGTCGGCGACATCGCCCACACCTTCGTGGAGCGCCCCGCCGGGGGCGACGACCGGCTGCTGCCCGGCCTGTCGCCGACCGGCACCGGCCCGACCGAGCCGGACTGCGGCCTGCTGGAGGTCGACCACTTCGCGATCTGCGTCGAGCCGAGCCAGATCGACCCCGCGATCACGTTCTACCGCGAGGTCCTGGACTTCGAGCCGACCTTCACCGAGCACATCGAGGTCGACGGCCAGGTGATGATCACCAAGGTGGTGCAGAGCGGCACGGTGACGCTCACCCTGATCGCCCCGGACCAGTCCAAGGTCAGCGGCCACCTGGACTCCTTCCTGAAGGACCACGGCGGCGCGGGCGTGCAGCACATCGCCTTCACCACGGACGACATCGTGCGCTCGGTCGGCGGCATCGCCGCCCGGGGCGTGGAGTTCCTGGGCACCCCGCAGGCGTACTACCGGCTGCTGCCGAGCCGGCTCACCCCGCTGCGGCACGCGGCGCCGGAGCTGGAGCGGCTGAACATCCTGATCGACGAGGACCACGACGGGCAGCTGTTCCAGATCTTCACCCGCTCCGTGCACCCCCGCAACACCCTGTTCCTGGAGATCATCGAGCGGATGGGCGCCCGCACCTTCGGCAGCGGCAACATCAAGGCGCTGTACGAGGCCGTCGAGCACAACCAGGGCAGGGGTGGCCGCGATGACGTCTGA
- a CDS encoding MbtH family protein: MSAGTTAGTPAGTSAGTTNPFDVEDAEFLVLVDAQGRHSLWPAALPVPAGWTTAHGPADRAACLTYVNVHWTDLGRPDRLSGRPPGQPDN, encoded by the coding sequence ATGAGCGCGGGAACGACCGCAGGAACACCCGCGGGCACGAGCGCGGGAACGACCAACCCCTTCGACGTCGAGGACGCCGAGTTCCTGGTCCTGGTCGACGCGCAGGGCCGGCACTCGCTCTGGCCGGCCGCACTCCCGGTGCCGGCGGGCTGGACGACCGCCCACGGCCCGGCCGACCGGGCCGCCTGCCTCACCTACGTGAACGTGCACTGGACCGACCTGGGGCGGCCCGACCGCCTCAGCGGGCGCCCGCCGGGGCAGCCCGACAACTGA